The sequence below is a genomic window from Rhizobium sp. NXC14.
TGCCCCTCTCCCTGTAAACGGGGCGAGGGGGACGTGCCACGCGAGAGCTTCGTGAGGGTCGGAGAGGTCGCGGCCTGGTCCCTTCGCCCCGCGAGCGGGGAGCAACCATGTTCAATTTTTCCGGTATTGGGGCGTCCATTCGGTCTTTCGAAAGAGGATTGTGTTGGCGAGAACGATGAGTTTTCGGGCGACGGCTATGACGGCGCACAGGTGTTCCTTTCCGTTCTGACGCAAGCGCGTGTAGAAAGCGGCGAGATCCGGATTGTGCCGGGTTGCCGTGAATGCGCACATGAATAGGCTCTTTCGCAGGCGTTCGCGACCACCCTGGATGCGGCGTCTGCCATGATACTTTCCGCTATCGTCGTCATAGGGTGCGACGCCGGCAAGGGCGGCGATCTCGGCGCGGCTGGCATGGCCGAGTTCGGGCAGCCGAATGATCAGGCACAGGGCGCTGCGCAGCCCGATCCCCTTGATGGAGATCAGCAGATCGAGCCGTTGCGCCAGGTCGCAATCGTCGCGAACCGTCTTTTCGAGCCGCAGCAGATGGGCCTTGCGGCAGGTTTCGAGGCGGGCGACCTCGCGCAGGTGGCGGCGTTTGATCGCCTCCGACAAGGCGGTCTCGGCAAAGGTCTTGACCAGCGCGATCTGCTGCTCGATCTGTTCCAGATAGGTCAGTTCGGCGGCCAACTTGTCGAAGCGTGCGTCCGGCAGCGCCGGCAACTGCTCGAGACTTGCCGTGAACAACGCAATCAGCACGGCATCGAGCCGATCGTTCTTGGCCCGCTTGAGCCGGCTCTTGGCAAAGAAGCGCAACTGCGCCGGCTGCAGACGCGCCGCCGGCCGCTTGCCGGCCCGCAGATGCGCCAGCAGCCGCCATTCATAGCCGCCGGAGGCTTCGAGGCCGATGCGGCTGACGTCATGCTCTCGAAGAAAGGCGTCAAGCGCCTTCAGGCCAGCGGTGTCGTACGTGACCCTCAGCCTTGCCTTACCGGGATGGAGGGCAATGTCGAGATGGCTTTTGCCGACATCGATTCCGGCACAAATCATGCTATTATCGGTCATCTTCGTCGTCCCTGTCTTGGATACGAACCCCAAGGTTCCTGCAACCACACGGGCCAGATGAAGAGCCGGTTGCGATCC
It includes:
- a CDS encoding IS110 family transposase — translated: MTDNSMICAGIDVGKSHLDIALHPGKARLRVTYDTAGLKALDAFLREHDVSRIGLEASGGYEWRLLAHLRAGKRPAARLQPAQLRFFAKSRLKRAKNDRLDAVLIALFTASLEQLPALPDARFDKLAAELTYLEQIEQQIALVKTFAETALSEAIKRRHLREVARLETCRKAHLLRLEKTVRDDCDLAQRLDLLISIKGIGLRSALCLIIRLPELGHASRAEIAALAGVAPYDDDSGKYHGRRRIQGGRERLRKSLFMCAFTATRHNPDLAAFYTRLRQNGKEHLCAVIAVARKLIVLANTILFRKTEWTPQYRKN